The Candidatus Methylacidiphilales bacterium genome includes a region encoding these proteins:
- a CDS encoding biopolymer transporter ExbD → MAKKGHAEKETDVDLTAFLNILVTVIPVLLSTAVFSRMAVTQLNLPTVAGAGAAAAAAKGPTLTVEVIVRGSGIEVTDGKKVVRAFANVKGSTPDASEDDPGYRYKDLNDYLLTLKGSFPDKNDATILIEPQVKYDFVVSVIDAIRLHKDKPSDLITKNVFPDLAIGDAP, encoded by the coding sequence GTGGCAAAAAAGGGTCATGCAGAAAAAGAAACAGACGTAGATTTAACAGCGTTTCTTAATATATTGGTTACAGTTATTCCAGTCTTGCTGTCCACTGCTGTTTTTTCAAGAATGGCAGTTACTCAATTAAATTTACCTACAGTTGCTGGAGCTGGCGCTGCTGCTGCTGCTGCAAAAGGACCAACTCTAACGGTAGAAGTAATAGTACGAGGCTCGGGAATAGAAGTTACAGATGGTAAAAAAGTGGTGAGAGCATTTGCTAATGTGAAAGGTTCAACACCTGATGCGTCAGAAGATGACCCTGGTTATAGATATAAGGACCTTAATGATTATCTACTTACTTTAAAAGGTAGTTTTCCTGATAAAAATGACGCTACTATCCTGATAGAACCTCAGGTAAAGTATGATTTTGTTGTAAGCGTTATTGATGCAATTCGCTTACATAAAGACAAGCCTAGTGACCTAATTACCAAAAATGTTTTCCCTGATCTTGCAATCGGAGATGCCCCATGA
- a CDS encoding biopolymer transporter ExbD: protein MSKRTAGRLRRRSKSKKQPGLMLTSLMDVFTLLLFFLLVNTSGSNPLQSPAGLVAPLSISEQAPKEEAMVVVATPVEILIQNKKVISVAEVLSRSDVEINELVQALISVRSQDVGGLSVKPGEEDPRNELIILADKKHSYEFIRKIMISGRKAGFTRLTFAALGK from the coding sequence ATGAGTAAAAGAACTGCAGGAAGACTGAGAAGAAGATCAAAAAGCAAAAAACAACCAGGGTTAATGTTAACTTCATTGATGGATGTTTTTACTTTACTTTTATTTTTTCTATTGGTTAATACTTCTGGAAGTAACCCACTACAATCTCCAGCTGGTCTAGTTGCTCCGCTTTCAATTTCTGAACAAGCACCAAAAGAAGAGGCAATGGTTGTTGTTGCCACACCAGTTGAGATACTTATACAAAATAAAAAAGTTATTTCTGTTGCTGAGGTTTTAAGTCGTTCAGATGTTGAGATAAACGAGTTAGTACAAGCACTTATATCAGTACGCTCACAAGATGTAGGTGGGCTATCGGTTAAACCTGGCGAGGAAGATCCTAGGAATGAACTTATTATATTAGCTGATAAAAAACATAGCTATGAGTTTATTAGAAAAATAATGATTAGTGGTAGAAAAGCTGGTTTTACAAGACTTACATTTGCCGCTCTCGGAAAATAA
- a CDS encoding MotA/TolQ/ExbB proton channel family protein has protein sequence MDFLNELLHFFKAEAYVAIPILLVIVLGFAISAERFFALSSIRSRNLKAWKEFLPLLEKGKFDDVKLMAQKKPSEIGRLLILGMERSSAVRRRDDIEVAMEEGILELTPQLEKRIPYIGLYANISTLLGLLGTVIGLIKAFKAVADAPPALKSELLSASIGLAMNATALGLFGAVPMLIMFTVNSSKAAEIMTSMEMATVKTLNLITEVKKAPGQV, from the coding sequence TTAAATGAACTACTACATTTTTTTAAAGCAGAAGCATATGTTGCTATTCCGATTCTGTTGGTTATAGTTTTGGGATTTGCTATCTCTGCAGAAAGGTTTTTTGCGCTATCTAGTATCAGATCTAGAAATCTTAAAGCATGGAAAGAATTTCTTCCTTTACTTGAAAAAGGTAAATTTGATGATGTTAAGCTAATGGCTCAGAAAAAACCAAGTGAAATTGGAAGATTGTTAATACTAGGTATGGAAAGATCTTCAGCAGTTAGACGTAGAGACGATATTGAAGTTGCGATGGAGGAAGGTATTCTCGAATTAACTCCACAACTGGAAAAAAGAATTCCATACATTGGTTTATATGCAAATATTTCAACACTGTTAGGACTATTAGGTACTGTTATAGGTTTGATTAAAGCGTTTAAGGCAGTCGCTGACGCACCGCCAGCTTTAAAGTCTGAATTATTGTCAGCTAGTATTGGTTTGGCTATGAACGCAACCGCTTTGGGTTTGTTTGGAGCAGTACCGATGCTTATTATGTTTACTGTAAATTCTTCTAAAGCTGCAGAAATTATGACAAGTATGGAGATGGCTACAGTAAAAACTCTTAACTTGATTACTGAAGTTAAAAAAGCTCCAGGACAAGTTTAA